A single bacterium HR11 DNA region contains:
- the hslO gene encoding 33 kDa chaperonin: MRQRLLRVVDDRWHVRLVVATATSLLNTVRRRLATSPVATASLGRAMVGSALLSAYLKPTAQQRVQIHITGDGPLREVVAECNGIGHVRGYVRNPQVDLPPRDGKWDVARAVGRGYFTVLRDLGLGEPYASTVPLVSGEIAQDLAYYLLQSEQVHSAVLLGVLIRRDRVIAAGGCLVERLPGADEPAMDRLSERIRALGGISHWLWRHPDPIELVHQLLEGGQPRVLEVRPLRFRCRCRRSRALEVLMAMDRQALIDDLRQEATVEVRCGFCNVAYRFSREELDFYLRPLGRVH; encoded by the coding sequence ATGCGGCAACGCCTCCTCCGGGTCGTCGACGACCGTTGGCACGTCCGGCTCGTCGTCGCCACGGCGACTTCTCTCCTGAACACCGTCCGGCGACGCCTGGCGACCTCTCCGGTCGCCACCGCCTCCCTCGGTCGGGCCATGGTCGGGTCGGCCCTCCTGTCGGCTTACCTCAAGCCGACGGCCCAACAGCGAGTCCAGATCCACATCACCGGCGACGGGCCCCTTCGGGAAGTCGTCGCCGAGTGTAATGGCATCGGCCACGTCCGGGGATACGTCCGGAACCCCCAAGTCGACCTCCCGCCGCGCGACGGCAAGTGGGACGTCGCCCGGGCCGTCGGCCGGGGCTATTTCACCGTCCTTCGGGACCTGGGCTTGGGTGAGCCTTACGCCAGTACGGTGCCTCTCGTCAGCGGGGAGATCGCCCAGGATTTGGCCTACTATCTTTTGCAGTCCGAGCAAGTCCACTCGGCCGTCCTGCTGGGGGTCCTCATTCGGCGGGACCGGGTCATCGCCGCCGGGGGATGCCTGGTCGAGCGCTTGCCCGGTGCCGATGAGCCGGCCATGGACCGGCTGTCGGAGCGCATCCGGGCCTTGGGCGGGATCAGTCACTGGCTCTGGCGGCATCCGGACCCCATCGAGTTGGTGCATCAGCTCCTCGAGGGAGGCCAGCCCCGGGTCTTGGAGGTCCGGCCGCTTCGTTTCCGCTGTCGGTGCCGACGGAGCCGGGCCCTGGAGGTCTTAATGGCGATGGACCGGCAGGCCCTCATCGACGACCTCCGGCAAGAGGCGACCGTCGAGGTCCGGTGCGGCTTCTGCAATGTCGCCTACCGGTTCTCCCGGGAGGAGCTGGACTTCTACCTGCGGCCCCTTGGGCGGGTCCACTAA
- the hup gene encoding DNA-binding protein HU, protein MARRARGAKVTKAHLVDRVARLAGLTKTQAHQAIDAVIKAIQDALAGGSAVNLVGFGSFTVTQRKARKGRNPRTGRPMTIPARTVVRFRPGRKLREAVAK, encoded by the coding sequence ATGGCGCGCAGAGCCCGAGGCGCGAAGGTCACGAAGGCCCATCTGGTGGACCGGGTGGCGCGATTGGCGGGCCTGACCAAGACCCAGGCCCATCAGGCCATCGACGCCGTCATCAAGGCCATCCAGGACGCCCTGGCGGGCGGGTCGGCCGTGAATCTGGTGGGCTTCGGTTCCTTCACCGTCACTCAGCGGAAGGCCCGCAAGGGACGGAACCCCCGGACCGGGCGGCCGATGACCATCCCGGCCCGGACGGTCGTCCGCTTCCGTCCCGGACGGAAACTCCGGGAGGCCGTCGCTAAGTAA
- a CDS encoding Serine-pyruvate aminotransferase — protein MIRPVIRKERLFTPGPTPVPPFVTAAMARAAVFHHRHPEFRAVWQRVCEGLPALWGVAEPVVLLAGSGTAGMEALVANLFEPGEKVLVGSIGKFGERWIEIARQRGLDVVVVERPYGYALSADQVAAALAAHPDATGFLMQACETSTGVENPLGSMAEVFAGRSVLWVVDAISGMGTMPIEAAAWGIDGLVTASQKAWMLPPGLAMVYLSPRAWEKARRVRTRPYYLDLVRLRGAQEEGDSAFTPAIPLVVALGEVIDYIRRLGGLKSLIQNSQQLAEYCRRRLTEGGWTLFAKEHPAGALTAIEVPSGLDGTLWVRKLREDYGLIVAGGQGSLKGRIFRVSHMGYVDLADVAGLMACLEEAYRSLVHG, from the coding sequence ATGATACGACCGGTCATTCGGAAGGAACGGTTATTCACGCCGGGGCCGACGCCGGTCCCGCCCTTCGTGACGGCGGCGATGGCGCGGGCGGCCGTCTTTCACCATCGGCATCCCGAGTTCCGGGCGGTCTGGCAGAGGGTCTGCGAGGGTCTCCCGGCTCTCTGGGGCGTCGCCGAGCCGGTCGTCCTCCTGGCGGGTTCCGGTACGGCCGGGATGGAGGCGCTGGTCGCCAATCTCTTTGAGCCCGGCGAGAAGGTCCTCGTCGGTTCGATCGGCAAGTTTGGGGAACGGTGGATCGAAATCGCCCGTCAGCGGGGCCTCGACGTCGTCGTCGTCGAACGGCCTTACGGCTATGCCCTCTCGGCCGACCAGGTCGCGGCGGCCCTGGCGGCCCATCCGGATGCGACCGGTTTCCTCATGCAGGCCTGCGAGACCTCGACGGGTGTCGAGAACCCCTTGGGCTCGATGGCCGAGGTCTTTGCCGGTCGGTCGGTCCTGTGGGTCGTCGATGCCATCTCGGGGATGGGGACGATGCCTATCGAGGCGGCGGCCTGGGGGATCGACGGTCTCGTGACGGCGTCTCAGAAGGCCTGGATGCTTCCGCCCGGGCTGGCGATGGTCTACCTGAGTCCTCGAGCCTGGGAGAAGGCCCGTCGGGTCCGGACTCGGCCTTACTACTTGGACCTTGTCCGTCTCCGGGGGGCCCAAGAGGAGGGGGACTCGGCCTTTACGCCGGCCATCCCCCTTGTCGTCGCCCTGGGGGAGGTGATAGACTACATCCGGCGGCTGGGAGGTTTAAAAAGTTTGATCCAGAATAGTCAGCAGTTGGCCGAATACTGTCGGCGCCGTCTGACCGAGGGCGGGTGGACGCTCTTTGCCAAGGAGCATCCCGCCGGGGCCCTGACGGCCATCGAGGTCCCGTCGGGCCTGGACGGCACCCTCTGGGTCCGAAAGCTTCGAGAGGACTACGGCCTGATCGTCGCCGGCGGCCAGGGTTCCTTGAAAGGCCGTATCTTCCGGGTCTCCCACATGGGCTACGTGGACCTGGCCGACGTAGCTGGTCTGATGGCCTGCCTCGAAGAAGCCTACCGGTCCCTCGTGCACGGGTGA
- the hxcR_1 gene encoding putative type II secretion system protein HxcR translates to MARRLGEMLLEAGLITREQLERALDHQKETGKRIGVCLVELNFITEEELADFLSKKHGVPAINLRHFEIDPAVIRLVPPELCRRFVLIPVSKSGPTLMVAMSDPTDLEAITQVEFATNYSVEPVVAPETMILEAIRKYYGGEHGIDLPRTPTGAAVGLAGEPSFEELIDAELGDEAIEELAEDISLDTESLMKAAEERPIIRLVNKIIYEAVRQEASDIHIEPYEKEMRVRYRIDGVLHPIFSPPIKLRDAIVSRIKVMSRLDIAEKRLPQDGRIKMRLRVEGRMKTLDFRVSVLPTIWGEKVVIRILDPERLFLDMTKLGFEPESLERFERAITKPWGMILVTGPTGSGKTNTLYSAISRLNTTEVNILTAEDPVEFNLFGINQVQVNEAIGLTFAAALRSFLRQDPNIILVGEIRDFETAEIAIKAALTGHLVLSTLHTNDAPSTVTRLMNMGIEPFLVATSVHLIQAQRLVRRICQECKEEVRVPTQTLIEVGFTPEEAKSVKIYKGRGCSHCNNTGYRGRIGLFEVLEFDDDIRDMVLSGASALEIRRVAIEKGMITLRRSGLIKVMNGITTIEEVLRETVK, encoded by the coding sequence ATGGCGCGACGGTTGGGCGAGATGTTGCTGGAAGCCGGGTTGATCACTCGGGAACAGCTCGAGCGGGCCCTGGACCATCAGAAGGAGACGGGCAAGCGGATCGGCGTCTGCCTCGTCGAGCTGAACTTCATCACCGAAGAAGAGCTGGCCGACTTTCTCAGTAAGAAGCACGGTGTTCCGGCCATCAACCTGCGGCACTTTGAAATCGACCCGGCCGTCATCCGTCTGGTCCCCCCGGAGCTGTGTCGGCGGTTCGTGTTGATCCCCGTCAGCAAGTCGGGTCCGACGCTGATGGTCGCCATGTCGGACCCGACGGACCTGGAAGCCATCACCCAAGTCGAGTTTGCGACGAACTACTCGGTCGAGCCCGTCGTCGCCCCCGAGACGATGATCTTAGAGGCCATTCGGAAATACTACGGCGGCGAACACGGGATCGACCTCCCCCGGACCCCGACGGGTGCCGCCGTAGGCCTTGCTGGGGAACCCAGCTTCGAGGAGCTGATCGACGCCGAGCTCGGCGACGAGGCCATCGAGGAGCTGGCCGAGGACATCTCATTGGACACCGAGTCCCTCATGAAGGCCGCCGAGGAGCGGCCCATCATCCGGCTCGTCAACAAGATCATCTACGAGGCCGTTCGGCAGGAGGCCAGCGACATCCACATCGAGCCTTACGAGAAGGAGATGCGGGTCCGATACCGCATCGACGGGGTCCTCCACCCCATCTTCAGCCCGCCCATCAAGCTCCGGGACGCCATCGTGTCCCGCATCAAGGTCATGTCCCGCTTGGACATCGCCGAGAAGCGGCTCCCCCAGGACGGTCGGATCAAGATGCGGCTACGGGTCGAGGGCCGGATGAAGACGCTGGACTTCCGGGTCTCGGTCCTGCCGACCATCTGGGGCGAGAAGGTCGTCATCCGGATCCTGGACCCCGAGCGGCTGTTTCTGGACATGACGAAGCTGGGCTTCGAGCCCGAGTCGCTGGAGCGCTTTGAACGGGCCATCACGAAGCCCTGGGGGATGATCCTCGTGACGGGGCCGACCGGGAGCGGCAAGACGAATACCCTGTACTCGGCCATCTCCCGCCTCAACACGACCGAGGTCAACATCCTGACGGCCGAGGACCCCGTCGAGTTCAACCTGTTCGGCATCAATCAGGTCCAGGTCAACGAGGCCATCGGTCTGACCTTTGCGGCGGCCCTGCGGTCCTTCCTGCGGCAGGACCCGAACATCATCCTGGTCGGGGAGATCCGCGACTTCGAGACGGCCGAGATCGCCATCAAGGCGGCCCTGACGGGTCACCTGGTCCTCTCGACTTTGCACACGAACGACGCCCCGAGCACGGTCACCCGGCTGATGAACATGGGCATCGAGCCCTTCCTGGTCGCCACGTCGGTCCACCTCATTCAGGCCCAGCGGCTCGTCCGCCGCATCTGTCAGGAATGTAAGGAGGAGGTCCGTGTGCCGACCCAGACGCTGATCGAGGTCGGCTTCACGCCCGAAGAGGCGAAGTCGGTGAAGATTTACAAGGGTCGGGGGTGTAGCCACTGCAACAACACGGGGTATCGGGGCCGCATCGGCCTGTTCGAGGTCTTGGAGTTCGACGACGACATCCGGGACATGGTCCTGTCGGGGGCGTCGGCCCTGGAAATCCGGCGGGTCGCCATCGAGAAGGGGATGATCACGCTTCGGCGGAGCGGCCTCATCAAGGTCATGAACGGCATCACGACTATCGAGGAAGTCCTACGAGAGACGGTCAAGTGA
- the pilT_1 gene encoding Twitching mobility protein, with amino-acid sequence MSFTLHDLLKRLIEMEGTDLHITTGQHPIVRIHGALVPLSDFPKLTPVDTKRLCYSILTDSQKKRLEENLELDFSFGVKDVGRFRANVYFQRGSIAGAFRLIPFEIRGFEELGLPPIVQTLCNKPRGLVLVTGPTGSGKSTTLAAMIDKINRERPVHIVTIEDPIEYIHHHKRAMVNQREVHNDTHSFANALRAVLRQDPDVVLVGEMRDLETIETAIRIAETGHLTFATLHTNSAAETIHRIVDVFPQHQQPQVRAQLALILQGIICQALLPRADGRGRVLACEVLIPNKAIRHLIREDKIHQIYGVMQTGQIQHGMQTFNQSLAQLYLSRKITLETALSVSHDPDELMDLINRRGGQPAARPAR; translated from the coding sequence ATGTCGTTTACCTTACATGACCTTTTGAAGCGTCTGATCGAGATGGAGGGGACGGACCTCCATATCACGACGGGCCAGCACCCCATCGTGCGGATCCACGGGGCCTTGGTCCCCCTGTCCGACTTTCCCAAGCTGACGCCGGTCGACACGAAGCGGCTGTGTTACAGCATCTTGACGGACTCCCAGAAGAAGCGGCTGGAGGAGAATCTCGAGCTGGACTTCTCCTTCGGCGTGAAGGACGTCGGCCGATTTCGGGCGAACGTGTACTTTCAGCGGGGTTCTATCGCCGGGGCCTTCCGTCTGATTCCTTTCGAAATCCGGGGCTTCGAGGAGCTGGGTCTCCCGCCCATCGTGCAGACGCTCTGCAACAAGCCCCGGGGCCTCGTCCTGGTGACGGGGCCGACGGGGAGCGGCAAGTCGACGACCCTGGCGGCGATGATCGACAAGATCAACCGGGAGCGGCCCGTGCACATCGTGACCATCGAGGACCCCATCGAGTACATCCACCACCACAAGCGGGCCATGGTCAACCAGCGGGAGGTCCACAACGACACCCATTCGTTTGCCAATGCCCTGCGGGCCGTCCTGCGGCAGGACCCGGACGTCGTCCTGGTCGGGGAAATGCGGGACCTGGAGACGATCGAAACGGCCATCCGTATCGCCGAGACGGGGCACCTGACCTTCGCGACCCTGCATACGAACTCGGCGGCCGAGACGATCCACCGGATCGTCGACGTGTTCCCCCAGCATCAACAGCCCCAGGTCCGGGCTCAGTTGGCTCTGATCCTACAGGGCATCATCTGCCAGGCCCTGCTTCCCCGGGCCGACGGTCGGGGCCGCGTGCTGGCCTGCGAGGTCCTGATCCCGAACAAGGCCATCCGGCACCTCATCCGGGAGGACAAGATCCACCAGATTTATGGCGTCATGCAGACGGGCCAGATCCAGCACGGGATGCAGACCTTCAACCAGTCGCTGGCTCAGCTCTACCTGAGCCGGAAGATCACGCTGGAGACGGCCCTGAGCGTGTCCCACGACCCGGACGAGCTGATGGACCTGATCAACCGCCGCGGGGGTCAGCCAGCGGCTCGACCGGCTCGGTGA
- the epsF_1 gene encoding Type II secretion system protein F, with protein sequence MPTFEYRGRRGDQVMTGVIEAGSKDEARALLRRQQIIVDQLKEKGREIALPFLRRGVPLKDLAVFTRQFSVMIDAGLPILQCLEILAGQAQNKVFQRTLMAVRDDVEAGSSLAGALRKHPTVFDDLYCNLVAAGEAGGILDTILQRLAAYLEKIVKLRRAVRSALTYPAAVIVIAGIVVWVILTYVIPTFRDLFAELGATLPLPTRIVIALSNLLARFGWFVLILLVVAFIAIRRWYKTTRTGRMTIDRLLLRTPILGGVLRKIAVARFCRTMATLISSGVPIIEALEVTAKTSGNAIIEEAILKVRTEVEAGRGIAESMDRTGVFPAIVTHMVSVGEQTGALDTMMNKVAEFYEEEVDAAVEGFMALIEPVMIAFLGLVIGSIVVSMYLPIFGLVSKIG encoded by the coding sequence ATGCCGACGTTTGAATATCGGGGTCGGCGGGGTGACCAGGTCATGACGGGCGTCATCGAGGCGGGGTCCAAGGACGAAGCCCGGGCGCTCTTGCGCCGTCAGCAGATCATCGTCGACCAGCTCAAGGAGAAGGGGCGGGAGATCGCGCTCCCCTTCCTCCGCCGCGGGGTCCCCCTGAAGGACTTGGCCGTGTTCACCCGCCAGTTCTCCGTCATGATCGATGCGGGTCTCCCCATCTTGCAGTGCTTGGAAATCCTGGCGGGCCAGGCCCAGAACAAGGTGTTCCAGCGGACGCTGATGGCCGTGCGGGACGACGTCGAGGCCGGCTCGTCCCTGGCGGGGGCGCTTCGCAAGCATCCGACAGTGTTTGACGACCTGTACTGCAACCTCGTCGCCGCCGGCGAGGCGGGCGGGATTCTCGACACCATCCTCCAGCGGTTGGCGGCCTACCTGGAGAAGATCGTGAAACTCCGTCGGGCTGTCCGCTCGGCCTTGACGTACCCGGCCGCCGTGATCGTCATCGCCGGCATCGTCGTGTGGGTCATCCTGACGTACGTGATTCCCACGTTCCGGGACCTGTTCGCCGAACTGGGGGCGACGCTTCCCTTACCGACCCGGATCGTCATCGCCTTGAGCAACCTCTTAGCACGATTCGGATGGTTCGTCCTGATCTTGCTGGTCGTGGCCTTCATCGCCATCCGCCGATGGTACAAGACGACCCGGACGGGCCGGATGACGATCGACCGGCTCCTCCTCCGGACGCCGATCCTGGGCGGGGTCCTCCGCAAGATCGCCGTGGCCCGGTTCTGCCGGACGATGGCGACCCTCATCAGTAGCGGCGTGCCTATCATCGAGGCCCTGGAGGTCACGGCCAAGACATCGGGCAACGCCATCATCGAGGAAGCCATCCTGAAGGTCCGGACGGAGGTCGAGGCCGGCCGCGGGATCGCCGAGTCGATGGACCGGACGGGCGTGTTCCCGGCCATCGTCACCCACATGGTCAGCGTCGGCGAGCAGACGGGCGCCCTGGACACGATGATGAATAAGGTCGCCGAGTTCTACGAAGAGGAAGTCGACGCCGCCGTCGAGGGCTTCATGGCCCTCATCGAACCGGTCATGATCGCCTTCCTGGGGCTTGTCATCGGCTCTATCGTCGTGTCGATGTACTTGCCCATTTTCGGTCTTGTCAGCAAGATCGGATAG